In a genomic window of Curtobacterium sp. MCBD17_035:
- the fusA gene encoding elongation factor G, producing the protein MAQDVLTDLNKVRNIGIMAHIDAGKTTTTERILFYTGITHKIGEVHDGAATMDWMAQEQERGITITSAATTCFWNKNQINIIDTPGHVDFTVEVERSLRVLDGAVAVFDGKEGVEPQSETVWRQADKYDVPRICFVNKMDKLGADFYFTVDTIINRLGAEPLVIQLPIGAESTFEGVVDLVEMRALTWRGDAKGDVQMGAHYEIEEIPADLKDKADEYRAKLIERVAETDDALLEKYFGGEDLSVDEIKGAIRKLTVNSEVYPVLCGSAFKNRGVQPMLDAVIDYLPSPLDVPAVEGHDVKNEETILTRHADSTEPFSALAFKVAVHPFFGRLTYVRVYSGSIESGSQVINSTKGKKERIGKIFQMHSNKENPVDSVTAGHIYAVIGLKDTTTGDTLCDPDNQIVLESMTFPEPVIEVAIEPKTKQDQEKLSTAIQKLAEEDPTFRVELNAETGQTVIKGMGELHLDILVDRMKREFKVEANVGKPQVAYRETLRKPVERYDYTHKKQTGGSGQFAKVQIALEPMEVTAEKVYEFENKVTGGRVPREYIPSVDAGIQDAMQVGILAGFPTVGVKATLLDGAAHDVDSSEMAFKIAGSMAYKEAARKANPVLLEPLMAVEVRTPEEYMGDVIGDLNSRRGQISSMEDASGVKVVRASVPLSEMFGYVGDLRSKTSGRAVYSMVFDSYAEVPRAVADEIVQKSKGE; encoded by the coding sequence GTGGCACAGGACGTGCTCACCGACCTGAACAAGGTCCGCAACATCGGCATCATGGCGCACATCGATGCCGGCAAGACCACCACCACCGAGCGCATCCTGTTCTACACGGGCATCACCCACAAGATCGGGGAGGTCCACGACGGGGCCGCCACGATGGACTGGATGGCGCAGGAGCAGGAGCGCGGCATCACGATCACGTCGGCCGCGACGACGTGCTTCTGGAACAAGAACCAGATCAACATCATCGACACGCCTGGTCACGTCGACTTCACCGTCGAGGTGGAGCGTTCGCTCCGCGTCCTCGACGGCGCCGTCGCCGTGTTCGACGGCAAGGAGGGCGTCGAGCCCCAGTCGGAGACCGTCTGGCGTCAGGCCGACAAGTACGACGTGCCCCGCATCTGCTTCGTCAACAAGATGGACAAGCTCGGCGCGGACTTCTACTTCACGGTGGACACGATCATCAACCGCCTCGGCGCGGAGCCGCTCGTGATCCAGCTCCCGATCGGTGCCGAGAGCACGTTCGAGGGTGTCGTGGACCTCGTCGAGATGCGGGCGCTCACCTGGCGCGGTGACGCCAAGGGTGACGTCCAGATGGGCGCGCACTACGAGATCGAGGAGATCCCGGCCGACCTCAAGGACAAGGCCGACGAGTACCGCGCGAAGCTGATCGAGCGCGTCGCCGAGACCGACGACGCCCTGCTCGAGAAGTACTTCGGTGGCGAGGACCTCTCCGTCGACGAGATCAAGGGCGCCATCCGCAAGCTCACGGTCAACAGCGAGGTCTACCCGGTCCTCTGTGGTTCGGCGTTCAAGAACCGCGGTGTGCAGCCGATGCTCGACGCGGTCATCGACTACCTGCCGAGCCCGCTCGACGTCCCGGCGGTCGAGGGCCACGACGTGAAGAACGAGGAGACCATCCTCACCCGTCACGCCGACTCGACCGAGCCCTTCTCCGCCCTCGCGTTCAAGGTCGCGGTGCACCCGTTCTTCGGTCGCCTCACCTACGTCCGCGTGTACTCGGGCTCCATCGAGTCCGGGTCGCAGGTCATCAACTCGACCAAGGGCAAGAAGGAGCGCATCGGCAAGATCTTCCAGATGCACTCCAACAAGGAGAACCCGGTCGACAGCGTGACCGCGGGCCACATCTACGCGGTGATCGGCCTCAAGGACACGACGACCGGTGACACCCTGTGCGACCCGGACAACCAGATCGTCCTCGAGTCGATGACGTTCCCGGAGCCGGTCATCGAGGTCGCGATCGAGCCGAAGACCAAGCAGGACCAGGAGAAGCTCTCCACCGCCATCCAGAAGCTGGCGGAGGAGGACCCGACGTTCCGGGTCGAGCTCAACGCGGAGACCGGTCAGACGGTCATCAAGGGCATGGGCGAGCTCCACCTCGACATCCTCGTCGACCGCATGAAGCGCGAGTTCAAGGTCGAGGCGAACGTCGGCAAGCCGCAGGTCGCGTACCGCGAGACCCTGCGCAAGCCGGTCGAGCGGTACGACTACACCCACAAGAAGCAGACCGGTGGTTCCGGCCAGTTCGCGAAGGTGCAGATCGCGCTCGAGCCGATGGAGGTCACGGCCGAGAAGGTCTACGAGTTCGAGAACAAGGTCACGGGTGGCCGCGTTCCGCGCGAGTACATCCCCTCGGTCGACGCCGGCATCCAGGACGCCATGCAGGTCGGCATCCTCGCGGGCTTCCCGACGGTCGGCGTCAAGGCGACCCTCCTCGACGGTGCGGCGCACGACGTCGACTCGTCCGAGATGGCGTTCAAGATCGCCGGTTCGATGGCCTACAAGGAGGCTGCGCGCAAGGCGAACCCCGTCCTGCTCGAGCCGCTCATGGCCGTCGAGGTCCGCACCCCCGAGGAGTACATGGGCGACGTCATCGGCGACCTGAACTCCCGTCGTGGGCAGATCTCGTCGATGGAGGACGCCTCGGGCGTCAAGGTGGTCCGCGCGAGCGTGCCGCTGTCCGAGATGTTCGGCTACGTCGGCGACCTCCGGTCGAAGACGTCGGGCCGCGCCGTCTACTCGATGGTGTTCGACTCCTACGCCGAGGTCCCCCGGGCCGTGGCGGACGAGATCGTGCAGAAGAGCAAGGGGGAGTGA
- the tuf gene encoding elongation factor Tu, whose product MAKAKFERTKPHVNIGTIGHVDHGKTTLTAAITKVLHDKYPELNTASAFDQIDNAPEEKQRGITINISHVEYQTEKRHYAHVDAPGHADYVKNMITGAAQMDGAILVVAATDGPMPQTREHVLLARQVGVPYIVVALNKADMVDDEEILELVELEVRELLSSQEFDGDNAPIVRVSALQALEGDEKWAATVADLMDAVDENVPDPVRATDQPFLMPIEDVFTITGRGTVVTGRVERGTLKVNEEVEIVGIRATQKTTVTGIEMFRKLLDSAEAGDNTGLLLRGTKREDVERGQVVVKPGSVTPHTEFSANVYILSKDEGGRHNPFYGNYRPQFYFRTTDVTGVITLPEGTEMVMPGDTTSITVELIQPIAMEEGLRFAIREGGRTVGAGTVEKIIK is encoded by the coding sequence GTGGCTAAGGCCAAGTTCGAGCGGACCAAGCCGCACGTCAACATCGGAACCATCGGGCACGTCGACCACGGCAAGACGACGCTCACCGCGGCGATCACCAAGGTCCTGCACGACAAGTACCCGGAGCTGAACACGGCCTCGGCGTTCGACCAGATCGACAACGCGCCTGAGGAGAAGCAGCGCGGTATCACGATCAACATCTCGCACGTCGAGTACCAGACCGAGAAGCGCCACTACGCGCACGTCGACGCCCCGGGCCACGCGGACTACGTGAAGAACATGATCACGGGTGCGGCGCAGATGGACGGCGCGATCCTCGTGGTCGCCGCCACCGACGGCCCGATGCCGCAGACGCGTGAGCACGTGCTGCTCGCCCGTCAGGTCGGTGTCCCCTACATCGTCGTGGCCCTCAACAAGGCCGACATGGTGGACGACGAGGAGATCCTGGAGCTCGTCGAGCTCGAGGTCCGCGAGCTCCTCTCGAGCCAGGAGTTCGACGGCGACAACGCCCCGATCGTCCGCGTCTCGGCGCTCCAGGCGCTCGAGGGTGACGAGAAGTGGGCCGCGACGGTCGCCGACCTCATGGACGCCGTCGACGAGAACGTGCCGGACCCAGTGCGCGCCACCGACCAGCCGTTCCTGATGCCGATCGAGGACGTCTTCACGATCACCGGTCGTGGCACCGTCGTCACCGGTCGTGTCGAGCGTGGCACGCTCAAGGTGAACGAGGAGGTCGAGATCGTCGGCATCCGCGCGACGCAGAAGACCACCGTCACGGGCATCGAGATGTTCCGCAAGCTGCTCGACTCCGCCGAGGCCGGTGACAACACGGGTCTGCTCCTCCGCGGCACCAAGCGCGAGGACGTCGAACGCGGCCAGGTCGTCGTGAAGCCGGGTTCGGTCACGCCGCACACCGAGTTCTCCGCGAACGTCTACATCCTGTCGAAGGACGAGGGTGGTCGTCACAACCCGTTCTACGGGAACTACCGCCCGCAGTTCTACTTCCGCACCACGGACGTCACCGGCGTCATCACGCTGCCCGAGGGCACCGAGATGGTCATGCCCGGCGACACCACCTCCATCACGGTCGAGCTGATCCAGCCGATCGCCATGGAGGAGGGCCTCCGCTTCGCCATCCGTGAGGGTGGTCGTACGGTCGGCGCCGGTACGGTCGAGAAGATCATCAAGTAA